A window of the Syntrophothermus lipocalidus DSM 12680 genome harbors these coding sequences:
- a CDS encoding flagellar hook capping FlgD N-terminal domain-containing protein, producing the protein MPVSGVTSSESSTAITSAAKSQILGKDDFFKLLITELKYQDPLEPMKDREFIAQMASFSSLEQMYNMNTNLQSLSTALNSYVSTLSSNLSWQEALALLGQEIEFETAAGTACGRVESIVLKDGVPYLTVNGEQVSLAQVTSVHWSSNSDEATTAPASTGSSQDGTEEDEAQ; encoded by the coding sequence ATGCCAGTTTCTGGAGTGACCAGTAGTGAAAGTTCCACTGCCATAACGAGCGCGGCGAAGTCTCAAATACTGGGCAAAGATGATTTCTTCAAGCTCTTGATTACGGAACTCAAGTACCAGGATCCCCTCGAACCCATGAAAGACAGAGAATTCATAGCCCAGATGGCCAGCTTCAGTTCGCTGGAGCAGATGTACAACATGAACACCAACCTGCAGAGCCTGTCTACAGCCTTGAACAGCTACGTTTCGACGTTGAGTAGCAACTTGTCGTGGCAAGAGGCCCTAGCCTTGCTTGGACAAGAGATCGAATTCGAGACCGCGGCAGGGACGGCTTGCGGGAGGGTCGAGTCTATAGTCTTAAAAGACGGGGTTCCCTATTTGACCGTAAACGGGGAACAGGTAAGTCTTGCCCAGGTAACTTCGGTGCACTGGAGTAGTAATTCAGACGAAGCGACAACAGCACCAGCTAGTACGGGTAGTAGCCAAGACGGTACAGAGGAGGACGAGGCCCAGTGA
- the fliJ gene encoding flagellar export protein FliJ — MKRFRYRLQTKLNVVSREESMAKAELARRQREYLKQVRLLRAWEQELESTYDRLRSKDGAVTTVHEIISVKEYVPVLRDRIRWQRTKVEKAQEEVNRARERLYEIMKERKALEKLKDRRWKEYLVEFRKQEQLVLDEVAMTRFWRGRTEGSKK; from the coding sequence ATGAAGCGGTTCCGTTATCGTCTCCAGACCAAGCTGAACGTGGTTTCGAGAGAAGAAAGTATGGCCAAGGCGGAACTGGCCCGGCGCCAGCGGGAGTACCTGAAGCAAGTCCGATTATTACGAGCTTGGGAGCAAGAGTTGGAGTCGACGTACGACCGGTTGCGGAGCAAAGACGGTGCCGTAACCACTGTTCATGAGATCATTTCGGTCAAAGAATATGTGCCGGTACTCAGAGATAGGATCCGCTGGCAAAGGACAAAGGTAGAAAAGGCGCAGGAGGAAGTGAACCGGGCTCGAGAACGGTTGTACGAGATCATGAAAGAAAGAAAGGCTCTAGAAAAACTTAAAGACAGACGATGGAAAGAGTATTTGGTGGAGTTTCGCAAGCAAGAGCAGTTGGTTTTGGATGAGGTAGCGATGACCAGGTTTTGGCGGGGGCGGACAGAGGGAAGCAAAAAGTAA
- a CDS encoding flagellar FlbD family protein has translation MLRLTRLNGEKIILNPEMVEYLEETPDTVITLTTGKKLVVRESVSRISEEMIRYKRRIFANLKL, from the coding sequence ATGCTGAGGCTAACCCGTTTGAATGGAGAGAAGATCATTTTAAATCCGGAGATGGTGGAATACCTTGAGGAGACCCCTGATACGGTAATTACCTTGACTACGGGTAAAAAGTTGGTTGTGCGTGAATCTGTATCCAGAATTAGCGAAGAAATGATACGATATAAAAGGAGAATATTCGCCAACCTGAAGCTTTGA
- a CDS encoding flagellar hook protein FlgE: MMRSMYAGVSGLRTHQLRMDVIGNNIANVNTVGYKKSRAIFKDAFYQAIRGGSAPTGARGGTNPQAIGLGVQLSSVDVIATPGSAQTTGKNTDLAIDGNGYFILESGGERYYTRAGAFDFDVLGNYVASGGLHVMGYMPSKDDSGNWITDSSGKRKIDITTGLVPIDISALQSTEPKATTLIRFSGNFDSTLEPEYVWDETSSSFVDNPDGADSKITSKEFYDTLGNKRVQYFKFEKVMERDNVDIGNGETMNGSIWRVRASSDPDCPNPTASDSKSEDYYLFFDEKGKLIRAKHDNGTTGASSSDWQEPDVTAMTFAATDDPSSQSITIHYVNNGVPTQQPITLNFSYLTQYNATFTGWAEYQDGYTKGDLRSITIDQNGVILGVYSNGITDNLARVALAVFQNPAGLLAKGGNLFQVSNNSGDPKVGAPGEEAMGAILPGSLEMSNVDLSEEFTDMIVTQRGFQANSRIITTSDEMLQELVNLKR, translated from the coding sequence ATGATGCGGTCCATGTATGCTGGGGTGTCGGGTCTTCGTACCCACCAGCTGCGGATGGATGTGATAGGCAACAACATAGCTAATGTTAATACGGTTGGATACAAGAAAAGCCGGGCCATTTTCAAAGATGCTTTCTACCAGGCTATCCGTGGTGGTTCAGCGCCGACCGGGGCCAGAGGCGGAACCAACCCGCAGGCTATCGGCTTGGGGGTACAACTGTCGAGCGTCGACGTGATAGCGACTCCCGGCAGTGCTCAAACCACGGGCAAGAATACTGACCTCGCCATCGACGGTAACGGGTATTTCATCCTGGAAAGCGGGGGCGAGCGCTATTACACCAGGGCTGGAGCTTTTGATTTCGATGTCCTCGGTAACTACGTGGCTTCGGGCGGGTTGCATGTCATGGGGTACATGCCTTCGAAGGACGACAGCGGGAACTGGATCACGGACTCGAGCGGGAAACGCAAGATCGATATCACTACCGGACTGGTTCCAATCGATATCTCAGCTCTCCAGAGCACGGAACCGAAAGCCACAACCCTGATACGGTTTTCCGGGAACTTCGATTCGACCCTGGAACCCGAATACGTTTGGGACGAAACCTCGAGTAGCTTTGTCGACAATCCAGACGGGGCCGATTCCAAGATTACTTCTAAGGAATTCTACGATACCCTCGGCAATAAAAGGGTCCAGTATTTCAAGTTTGAGAAGGTCATGGAAAGAGACAATGTGGATATCGGCAATGGCGAGACTATGAACGGGAGCATATGGCGGGTCCGTGCGAGCTCCGATCCCGACTGTCCCAATCCGACTGCCAGCGACTCCAAGAGCGAGGACTACTACTTGTTTTTCGATGAAAAAGGAAAGCTGATCCGGGCAAAACACGATAACGGCACGACCGGGGCAAGCTCTTCGGACTGGCAAGAACCGGATGTTACGGCTATGACGTTTGCTGCAACCGATGATCCAAGCAGTCAAAGTATCACTATCCATTATGTAAACAATGGGGTGCCGACTCAACAGCCCATTACCCTGAATTTCTCATACCTTACCCAGTATAACGCTACTTTTACCGGTTGGGCTGAGTATCAGGACGGTTACACCAAGGGTGATTTAAGAAGCATAACTATCGACCAGAACGGGGTTATCCTAGGGGTTTACTCCAACGGAATCACAGACAACCTGGCCAGAGTAGCCTTGGCCGTTTTTCAGAACCCGGCGGGCCTCTTGGCTAAGGGCGGCAACCTGTTCCAGGTGTCCAACAACTCTGGCGACCCCAAGGTCGGAGCCCCCGGCGAGGAAGCTATGGGTGCCATACTCCCGGGTTCTTTAGAAATGTCCAATGTTGACCTCTCAGAGGAATTCACCGACATGATAGTTACCCAGAGGGGTTTTCAAGCCAATTCCCGAATCATAACCACTTCTGATGAAATGCTGCAGGAACTGGTGAACCTCAAGCGGTAG
- a CDS encoding TIGR02530 family flagellar biosynthesis protein, whose product MTSRIMFPEAASLPVKSPGKATAAQENQASFAEILNHKLQSPPLRFSNHAQQRLKSRNIQLTSGEIEKLEAAVQKAREKGARESLILFDKLALVVSVKNNTVITAVDGENMKENVFTNIDSAVIV is encoded by the coding sequence GTGACTTCCAGGATAATGTTTCCTGAAGCCGCAAGTCTTCCGGTAAAATCGCCGGGCAAGGCAACAGCAGCCCAGGAAAACCAGGCTTCATTTGCCGAGATATTAAATCACAAGCTGCAGTCGCCACCGCTGCGGTTTTCTAACCATGCCCAGCAGAGACTGAAGTCACGAAACATTCAGCTTACATCAGGTGAGATAGAAAAACTTGAGGCTGCGGTACAGAAAGCCCGGGAGAAAGGGGCACGGGAGTCTCTCATCCTTTTTGACAAATTAGCCCTAGTGGTAAGCGTCAAAAACAATACGGTCATAACCGCCGTCGATGGCGAGAACATGAAGGAGAACGTTTTTACGAATATCGACAGCGCGGTTATAGTTTAG
- a CDS encoding flagellar hook-length control protein FliK, with protein sequence METGSASAFFLASKQARLVAEGEVRPNNPAPATAENGKTAFALLLKQACQGHQGKEASDPEGGALGQETDKGQNAGLASDGVTASLGAEGGVTPFVVEFLGDNVTNKAQGADGNALVLLASGMAVMPEIASAGLILFTAPQNSERGDLSGLQAPEGDVRGPSSYPTVVAFDGAGVINADGLPVTPGNGTGILPAVADETPQILLVEGPQVVSVDKGGGKGRLSGDTNPPVPDGVTVSPQADTKGTPQIRGFLESASQQPVNVKDLILAETCRAKGLKEPQLMQEPNTNTDNTIPTLPSDSMMLAGKPTDIQGLSKEIGAKNPVPFEKLVDQVVRKLDVLLTPERSEVEMVLKPEILGKLTIKLSLENHQVTARFMAENQQVKQALEVNLPQLKAALEAGGLKLDRAEVGLYYQGGQDFQGQSGFHQQRAPTAKWGYEGVGAGLTVDEVQEEQISHYPGVEGSSVGVLDYVV encoded by the coding sequence TTGGAGACAGGGAGCGCATCCGCATTCTTCTTGGCCTCCAAGCAGGCCCGGCTCGTTGCTGAAGGCGAGGTAAGGCCTAACAACCCGGCTCCGGCCACTGCAGAAAATGGCAAGACCGCATTCGCCTTGTTGTTGAAACAAGCCTGTCAGGGCCACCAGGGGAAAGAAGCCTCTGATCCCGAGGGTGGTGCTTTGGGGCAGGAAACAGACAAAGGCCAGAACGCGGGCCTGGCAAGCGACGGCGTGACAGCGAGCCTGGGAGCAGAAGGCGGGGTGACCCCGTTTGTGGTTGAGTTTCTGGGGGATAACGTCACTAACAAGGCCCAAGGAGCAGACGGAAACGCTTTGGTTTTGCTGGCCAGTGGCATGGCGGTTATGCCTGAGATTGCTTCGGCGGGGTTAATCCTTTTCACAGCGCCACAGAACAGCGAGCGAGGCGATCTCTCGGGGCTGCAGGCTCCTGAGGGAGACGTGAGGGGGCCGAGTTCGTACCCGACAGTTGTTGCTTTCGATGGGGCCGGGGTTATCAACGCAGACGGTTTACCTGTTACGCCAGGCAACGGAACAGGGATTTTGCCCGCTGTTGCCGACGAAACCCCTCAGATACTTTTGGTCGAAGGGCCCCAGGTGGTTTCAGTGGACAAGGGGGGCGGGAAAGGGCGGCTTTCTGGCGACACGAATCCGCCAGTGCCGGATGGTGTTACGGTCAGCCCTCAAGCGGATACCAAAGGAACGCCCCAGATACGGGGTTTTCTAGAGTCAGCATCGCAACAACCGGTAAACGTCAAAGACCTGATTCTCGCAGAGACCTGCCGGGCTAAAGGACTGAAAGAGCCTCAACTGATGCAAGAACCGAACACGAATACCGACAATACTATCCCGACCTTACCTTCTGACAGTATGATGCTTGCCGGTAAGCCTACGGATATTCAGGGGCTTTCTAAGGAGATTGGAGCAAAGAATCCGGTGCCGTTCGAAAAGCTGGTAGACCAGGTGGTGCGAAAACTTGACGTTTTACTCACACCGGAACGGTCTGAGGTCGAGATGGTGCTCAAACCAGAAATTCTGGGCAAGCTCACCATCAAACTGAGTTTGGAGAACCACCAAGTGACAGCGCGTTTTATGGCAGAAAACCAGCAAGTCAAGCAGGCATTGGAAGTTAACCTCCCGCAGTTGAAGGCGGCTCTCGAAGCCGGGGGCCTGAAGCTGGACCGGGCAGAAGTCGGCCTTTATTATCAAGGAGGGCAGGATTTCCAGGGACAGTCGGGATTTCACCAGCAAAGAGCTCCGACCGCAAAGTGGGGATACGAGGGGGTAGGTGCTGGTCTGACAGTGGATGAGGTACAAGAAGAACAAATATCTCATTATCCTGGGGTTGAAGGGTCAAGCGTTGGGGTCTTGGATTACGTGGTTTAG
- a CDS encoding MotE family protein, translating to MRGRVQRDPFPGFSWVGVKQRVSISRKVLLLVISLALLAGAWCSLIYLGVLSAPAFFKDIPVVNRLVDTSDVTTSKSSPVEQEKRQLLERIKSLQGKMTKLEQQVREKETELQQAKSTLARVNKQVEELKNANLTSQGQDEVFKELAGYYSSIKPKDSAKVFEQLDDETVIGILQHMDSEQVGKILAAMSPERAALITKKMLAVETPGTT from the coding sequence ATGAGGGGAAGGGTACAGCGCGACCCGTTTCCCGGTTTTAGTTGGGTAGGGGTGAAGCAACGGGTGAGCATATCAAGAAAAGTTTTACTTTTGGTCATATCCCTTGCCTTACTGGCGGGAGCTTGGTGCTCTCTGATTTACTTAGGAGTGCTGTCAGCTCCTGCTTTTTTCAAAGACATTCCTGTGGTCAATCGTTTGGTTGACACAAGTGATGTGACTACAAGTAAGTCATCGCCAGTAGAGCAGGAAAAACGCCAGTTGCTGGAAAGAATTAAGTCTTTACAGGGGAAGATGACCAAGCTTGAACAACAGGTTCGTGAGAAAGAAACCGAACTGCAGCAGGCTAAGAGTACCCTGGCGAGGGTTAACAAGCAGGTAGAAGAACTGAAGAACGCTAACCTCACGAGCCAAGGGCAGGACGAGGTTTTTAAAGAATTGGCCGGTTATTATTCTTCGATCAAGCCTAAGGATTCGGCCAAGGTTTTCGAACAACTCGATGACGAAACGGTAATAGGCATACTGCAGCACATGGACAGCGAACAAGTGGGGAAGATACTGGCTGCTATGTCTCCAGAACGCGCTGCCCTGATCACCAAGAAAATGCTGGCAGTGGAAACGCCTGGAACGACCTGA